Proteins co-encoded in one Xiphophorus couchianus chromosome 16, X_couchianus-1.0, whole genome shotgun sequence genomic window:
- the cdc42ep1b gene encoding cdc42 effector protein 1b, translated as MSLGKLPGIKGLVSGSQGKRRFKSDLSVDMISPPLGDFRHTMHVGRGGDVFGDTSFLSNYGGIREPGSPDSASSSKSTGFFTRTFRHVRRTSVPRPRGGSRDLSSPPPDISPIIKNAISLPQLNIDSVNGCLQRALFPNSMGSADDSFCTYGLQSGFLTLPRVSRLDRQIQDGDVWRTSPADNALTRSDSLASFTVDLGPSLMTEVLALIDNPSSLQVSNHSQAAGEKEEEEDKADTSSLTETPVQTPTASSPNPSQCSVSFSSKVNGRVISTWKERKEDRGSVRTPDVTSCSSHKEESAIEAERFQRAADVLARHYGGGSFTRGTRTSQKTAHGLSEEEEEIKV; from the exons ATGAGTCTGGGGAAGCTGCCAGGAATCAAAGGCCTGGTGTCTGGCTCTCAGGGGAAGCGTCGCTTCAAGAGCGACCTCTCGGTGGACATGATCAGCCCCCCGCTCGGGGACTTCCGACACACCATGCACGTGGGCCGCGGCGGCGACGTGTTCGGCGACACGTCCTTCCTCAGCAACTACGGCGGCATCCGGGAGCCGGGGAGCCCGGACTCTGCGAGCAGCTCCAAGTCCACCGGCTTCTTTACGCGCACCTTCCGCCACGTGCGGAGGACCTCTGTGCCGCGGCCCCGGGGCGGCTCCCGGGACCTGTCGTCCCCGCCTCCGGACATCTCACCCATCATTAAAAACGCCATCTCTTTGCCTCAGCTGAACATAGACTCTGTGAACGGATGCCTGCAGAGGGCGCTGTTCCCCAACTCCATGGGCTCGGCGGATGACTCCTTCTGCACATATG GTCTCCAGTCTGGATTCCTGACTCTGCCTCGAGTCTCTCGACTTGACAGACAGATTCAAGATGGCGACGTGTGGAGAACGTCTCCAGCAGACAACGCGTTGACTCGCTCTGACTCTCTGGCCTCCTTCACCGTCGACCTCGGACCTTCTCTAATGACTGAGGTGTTGGCTTTGATTGACAACCCCAGCTCTCTGCAGGTATCCAATCACAGCCAAGCAGCaggcgagaaagaggaggaagaggataaAGCTGACACCAGCTCTCTGACAGAGACACCGGTTCAGACCCCGACAGCGAGTTCCCCCAACCCGTCCCAGTGCAGCGTGTCTTTTAGCTCCAAAGTGAACGGGAGAGTTATCTCTACCTGGAAGGAGCGTAAGGAGGACCGGGGGTCTGTGAGGACGcctgatgtcacttcctgttcttctCACAAGGAGGAATCGGCCATCGAGGCAGAGAGGTTCCAGAGGGCGGCGGATGTCCTCGCCAGACATTACGGTGGAGGATCCTTCACCAGAGGAACGAGGACGAGCCAAAAAACAGCACATGGTTTatctgaggaggaggaagagatcAAAGTTTAG